The following are from one region of the Cloacibacterium sp. TD35 genome:
- a CDS encoding ribonuclease E/G: MKKELIISYEDDASKIALIEDGRLFELHEIQQNTDFVVGDIFVGKIKKLAPNLNAAFVNIGYEKDAFLHYQDLGPQYLTYRKFLHDTVSKRQQTSSLKNFQIQPEIDKHGTVDKVMAAQDEVLLQITKEPISTKGPRISTQISLTGRFLVLIPFDNKVSISKKVKSTEEKARLKTLIESIKPEGFGVIIRTVAEGKKVAELHNDMNQLVDKWNVCFKNIQKNKTPAKVLSEEDKASAILRDNFNQDFVSIICDDEQMVNDMKNYLEVIAPERKNIVQFYDSHIPLLEYYNVEKQLKQSFGKHVNIPSSKGAYLVIEHTEALHVIDVNSGNNISSGTANKEHALNVNKMAATEIARQLRLRDMGGIIVVDFIDMPNPDHRKDLYEHLREEMKRDKAKHKILPPSKFGLIQITRQRVRPEKQIDTKEENPNKDGEILAPIFVVERMEERLNGFLTKNKGKLYLHTHPFVEAYLTKGLMSQQMKWFIKYKKWVTIIPRDSFKYLEYRLYDADKKELGSYSN; encoded by the coding sequence ATGAAGAAAGAATTAATAATCTCTTATGAAGATGATGCTTCTAAAATTGCCCTTATTGAAGACGGTAGATTATTCGAGCTCCACGAGATACAGCAGAATACAGATTTTGTAGTAGGTGATATCTTTGTGGGAAAAATTAAAAAATTAGCTCCTAATCTCAATGCTGCTTTCGTAAATATAGGTTACGAGAAAGATGCTTTTTTGCATTATCAGGATCTCGGTCCGCAGTATCTTACCTATCGCAAGTTTTTGCACGATACGGTATCCAAAAGACAACAAACTTCTTCGCTCAAAAACTTCCAAATTCAGCCAGAAATAGACAAGCATGGCACTGTAGACAAAGTGATGGCTGCTCAAGACGAAGTTTTATTGCAAATTACCAAGGAACCTATTTCTACAAAAGGTCCCAGAATTTCTACCCAGATTTCATTAACCGGTAGATTTCTAGTACTTATCCCTTTTGATAATAAGGTTTCTATCTCTAAAAAAGTTAAAAGCACCGAAGAAAAAGCTAGGCTCAAAACGCTTATCGAAAGCATAAAGCCTGAAGGTTTCGGTGTAATCATCAGAACAGTAGCAGAAGGAAAAAAAGTTGCAGAACTCCATAATGATATGAACCAACTGGTTGACAAATGGAACGTTTGCTTCAAAAATATCCAAAAAAATAAAACTCCTGCGAAAGTTCTTAGTGAAGAAGACAAAGCTTCGGCTATTTTGAGAGACAATTTCAATCAAGATTTCGTTTCTATCATTTGTGACGATGAACAAATGGTAAACGATATGAAAAATTACCTTGAAGTCATTGCTCCAGAACGCAAGAACATTGTACAATTTTATGATTCTCACATTCCACTTCTGGAATATTACAATGTAGAAAAACAGCTGAAACAATCTTTTGGAAAACACGTAAACATCCCAAGTTCTAAAGGTGCTTACCTCGTGATAGAACACACAGAAGCACTACACGTAATAGACGTGAACTCGGGGAACAACATTTCTTCTGGCACCGCCAATAAAGAACACGCCCTAAACGTGAACAAAATGGCTGCTACAGAAATTGCAAGACAACTCAGATTGCGAGACATGGGCGGAATTATTGTGGTAGATTTTATAGACATGCCAAATCCTGACCACAGAAAAGACCTGTACGAACACTTGCGCGAAGAAATGAAACGCGACAAAGCAAAGCACAAAATCCTACCGCCTAGTAAATTTGGTTTGATACAAATCACCAGACAACGTGTAAGACCAGAAAAACAAATAGACACCAAAGAAGAAAACCCGAACAAAGACGGCGAAATCTTGGCTCCTATTTTTGTGGTAGAACGCATGGAAGAACGCCTAAATGGATTTCTTACCAAAAACAAGGGCAAATTATACCTACACACGCATCCGTTTGTAGAAGCATATCTTACAAAAGGACTGATGAGCCAACAAATGAAATGGTTTATCAAGTACAAAAAATGGGTAACCATTATCCCAAGAGATTCTTTTAAATATCTGGAGTACAGACTCTACGATGCAGACAAAAAAGAACTCGGAAGCTACTCGAATTAA
- a CDS encoding PfkB family carbohydrate kinase, translated as MKLLAVGTVAFDAIETPFGKTDKILGGAATYIGLAASVMKTDVSLVSVIGGDFPQHYLDMMTSKGINIDGVEMINDGKTFFWSGKYHNDLNSRDTLATELNVLENFDPKIPESAKDAEVLLLGNLHPAVQLAVLDRMEKRPQLVILDTMNFWMDLTWDLLLEVIAKADVITINDEEARQLSGEYSLVKAAQKIHDMGPEFVIIKKGEHGALLFNDGKIFAIPALPLEEVFDPTGAGDTFAGGFAAYLTKKQEFTFEEMKSALIVGSAMASFTVEKFGTQRLEEVSEAEMIGRIKQFKELTTFEVKL; from the coding sequence ATGAAATTATTAGCAGTAGGAACTGTAGCATTTGATGCCATAGAAACGCCTTTTGGTAAAACTGATAAAATTTTAGGAGGAGCAGCTACTTATATAGGTTTAGCCGCTTCTGTAATGAAAACAGACGTGAGTTTGGTTTCGGTAATTGGGGGAGATTTTCCACAGCACTATTTAGATATGATGACTTCTAAAGGAATCAATATCGATGGAGTAGAAATGATTAATGATGGAAAAACATTTTTCTGGAGTGGTAAATACCATAACGACCTTAATTCTAGAGACACTTTAGCTACAGAACTGAATGTTCTAGAAAATTTCGACCCAAAAATTCCAGAATCTGCAAAAGATGCCGAAGTTTTACTTTTAGGAAATCTGCATCCTGCTGTGCAATTAGCGGTGTTAGATAGAATGGAAAAACGTCCACAATTGGTGATTTTAGATACCATGAATTTCTGGATGGATCTTACTTGGGATTTATTATTAGAAGTAATTGCTAAAGCAGACGTTATTACCATTAATGATGAAGAAGCACGTCAGCTTTCAGGAGAATATTCTCTGGTAAAAGCAGCACAAAAAATCCATGATATGGGCCCTGAGTTCGTAATTATCAAAAAAGGAGAACACGGAGCCTTATTATTTAATGATGGTAAAATCTTCGCAATACCAGCATTGCCATTAGAAGAAGTTTTTGATCCAACTGGAGCTGGAGATACTTTCGCAGGTGGTTTTGCAGCGTATTTGACTAAAAAACAAGAATTTACTTTCGAAGAAATGAAATCTGCATTAATTGTAGGTTCTGCAATGGCAAGTTTCACGGTAGAAAAATTCGGAACGCAGCGTTTAGAAGAGGTTTCAGAAGCCGAAATGATTGGCAGAATAAAACAATTTAAAGAACTCACCACTTTTGAAGTGAAACTTTAA
- a CDS encoding HU family DNA-binding protein, with protein MTKAELVNTISSKLGIEKNDTQKVIEAFMQEIRTSMYNGDNVYLRGFGSFVIKTRAAKTGRNISKNTAINIPAHNIPAFKPSKTFVEKVKTKVAVK; from the coding sequence ATGACAAAGGCAGAATTGGTAAACACCATCTCAAGCAAATTAGGAATAGAAAAAAATGATACACAAAAAGTTATCGAAGCTTTTATGCAAGAAATAAGAACTTCTATGTATAATGGAGATAACGTATATTTAAGAGGTTTCGGTTCTTTTGTAATCAAAACCAGAGCGGCAAAAACAGGTAGAAATATTTCTAAAAATACAGCTATCAACATTCCTGCTCACAACATCCCAGCTTTCAAACCTTCTAAAACTTTCGTAGAAAAAGTTAAAACTAAGGTTGCTGTAAAATAA
- the mutY gene encoding A/G-specific adenine glycosylase, producing MKKKNKNTDFLNIGLKLMKWYDLNARDLPWRKTKNPYHIWVCEIVLQQTRVEQGKNHYLNFVERFPTVKSLAKAEIDEVLLYWKGLGYYSRAINLHKAAQQVMEGFGGEFPNRFEEILKLKGVGKYTAAAVSSICFDEKVPAIDGNFYRVLSRVFADDFDVSSPKAYAYFYELALLIMPDENPGNFNQAIMDLGSEICKPKNPQCETCPIQENCLAYETGKVLDFPVKSKKVKAVDLKLHYYYIEYDGKFLIKQRDDSFIWKKLYDFPESISRELEDFIVEEKTVYHKLTHKNLEISISKVILKDKMSFEKYAQKHQLQITDYENSHQKSFPKPLENYLKKTFEN from the coding sequence TTGAAAAAGAAGAACAAAAATACTGATTTTCTAAACATTGGTTTAAAACTCATGAAATGGTATGATTTGAATGCGAGAGATTTACCTTGGCGAAAAACCAAGAATCCTTATCATATTTGGGTCTGCGAAATCGTTTTACAGCAGACTAGAGTAGAGCAAGGCAAGAATCATTACCTGAATTTTGTAGAAAGATTTCCTACAGTAAAGTCTTTAGCCAAAGCAGAAATAGATGAAGTTTTACTTTATTGGAAAGGTTTAGGTTATTATTCCCGAGCGATTAATCTGCACAAAGCAGCTCAACAAGTGATGGAAGGTTTCGGCGGGGAGTTTCCTAATCGATTTGAGGAGATTTTAAAACTAAAAGGCGTGGGAAAATATACTGCAGCAGCGGTTTCCAGCATTTGTTTTGATGAAAAAGTTCCTGCTATTGATGGGAATTTTTACCGTGTACTGAGTAGAGTTTTTGCGGATGACTTTGATGTTTCCTCGCCAAAAGCGTATGCTTATTTCTATGAATTGGCTTTACTTATTATGCCTGATGAAAATCCGGGGAACTTTAACCAAGCGATTATGGATTTGGGTTCGGAAATCTGTAAGCCTAAAAATCCACAGTGTGAAACTTGTCCGATTCAAGAAAACTGTCTGGCTTATGAAACGGGAAAAGTGCTAGATTTCCCTGTGAAATCTAAAAAAGTAAAGGCTGTAGATTTAAAATTACACTATTATTATATAGAGTACGATGGGAAATTTCTCATCAAACAACGAGATGATTCCTTTATTTGGAAGAAATTATATGATTTTCCAGAAAGCATTTCTCGGGAATTGGAAGATTTTATAGTAGAGGAAAAAACAGTGTATCATAAACTTACACATAAAAATCTGGAAATCAGTATTTCTAAAGTGATTTTGAAGGATAAAATGAGTTTTGAAAAATATGCTCAGAAGCATCAATTGCAGATTACAGATTATGAAAATTCTCATCAGAAGTCATTTCCAAAACCTTTAGAAAATTATTTGAAGAAAACGTTTGAAAATTAA
- the gldD gene encoding gliding motility lipoprotein GldD, with protein sequence MFKKLAVILLAFSALACSEEAKPKPKGELRLEYPQPHYQAFINPCAYSFEYSDFAAISDAKETCWYNLRYPKMKANVFITYFPVKNDFDAHVKEVEKMVYGHTIKASAIETKSFSYPEKKVYGNMYELKGESASNIQIFITDSTRHFVTANLYFNTRPKPDSLAPAVDYIKKDLLHMIETFQWK encoded by the coding sequence ATGTTTAAAAAATTAGCAGTCATTTTGTTAGCATTTTCTGCATTGGCTTGTAGTGAAGAAGCAAAACCAAAACCCAAGGGTGAATTGCGTCTGGAATATCCACAGCCTCATTATCAAGCATTTATTAATCCATGTGCTTATAGTTTTGAATATTCAGATTTTGCAGCGATTTCAGATGCTAAGGAAACGTGTTGGTATAATTTACGTTATCCCAAAATGAAAGCTAATGTTTTCATTACATATTTTCCGGTGAAAAATGATTTTGATGCGCATGTAAAAGAGGTAGAAAAAATGGTTTACGGACATACCATTAAAGCTTCTGCCATCGAAACCAAGTCTTTTTCTTATCCAGAGAAAAAAGTTTACGGAAATATGTATGAATTAAAGGGCGAAAGTGCTTCTAATATTCAGATTTTTATCACAGACAGCACCAGACATTTTGTAACAGCGAATTTATATTTCAATACAAGACCAAAACCAGATTCACTCGCACCAGCAGTAGATTATATTAAAAAAGACTTGCTGCACATGATTGAAACTTTCCAATGGAAGTAG